Below is a window of Deinococcus apachensis DSM 19763 DNA.
CCACGCCGTCCGCAGTGACGAGGTCGGCCTCCTGGATGGCCCGCACGAACTCAGGATGGGTGCGCGACTGGACGATGAATTCGGGATTCAGCGTGACGACCGTGTGGGGGGTGCGCGGCGTGCGGAACATCCACTCGCCGAGGCGGTCGAGCGTTCCTGACAGCGTGATCACGTCCAGCGGCAGGTCGAACAGGGTGAGGCGCGGCTGGGCGGCGGGTTGGGGTGAAGCCATGCGTGGGGCGGATTGTAACACGGGGGGTGGGGCAGGTCGCCCCAGAGCACCTCATCCGGGGCCGCCCCCACAAAGTTAATGTGGCACACTATCCGCATGATGTCCGGGCCGTTTGGGGCGCTGCCGCACGAGGCACAGACGCAGGTGGTGGCCGCAGCGCGTGTGGGCCGCTGGGCGCGGGGAGGCCTGCTCTTTCACCCGGAGGACCCGGCCGAGACGCTGTTCGTCCTGACCCGCGGAAGCGTGAGGCTCTACCGGCTGGGCGCCGGGGCACGGGAGGTCACGCTGGACGTGCACGGCCCGGGCGACCTGCTGGGTACGGGGGCACTGCTCCCCGGCACCGCGTACGGGATGTACGCCGAGGCGATGGACGACACCGAGGCGCTGCTGCTGGGCCGCGAGACCCTCTCCCGGCTGACGCATGCCCATCCGGCGGTCGGCGTGGCCCTCACCGAGCAGGTCACCCGGCAGACGCGGGGGGTCCAGGAGCGGCTCTCGGCGCTGGTCTTCATGGAGGTGTCGCAGCGGCTGGCGCTCGCGCTCCTCACCCTCGCCGAGCGCGAGGGGCCGTGGCCCGACGGCGGCACGCTGGCCCTGCGCGAACGGGTGTCGCACCAGGATCTCGCCCACGTGGTCGGCAGCACGCGCGAGACGATCACCAAGCTGCTGGGTGATTTCCGGGCGCGCGGGCTCCTGGACCTGGGCTACCGCCGGATCATCCTGACCGACCGCGCGGGCCTGATGACGGCGGCGCGCGAGCCGCTGCGGTAGGGTTGATGGAGGGACGCTCCAGACGCCCCGCGTGAAAACGCTCTAGGCTGGGGCCGATGTGGAAGATGGTGGAGCTTTGAGGGCGACGAGGAGCATCGCGGCGGCATACCGGGCGGGCGACCTGCCCGGCTTTTTCCGGCTGGGGCCGGGTGAGCTGGCGGCGGCGGCCAGTGAGACCAGGCCCGACGTGGACCGCGCCGCCCTGGCCGACGCGCTGCGCGCCTACCACCGCGACCTGGGCACACTGGACCCAGGGGTAGAGGCCATGCTCGCCCGCCTGGCCCACCCCGCCTCCCGGGTGGTCGTGACCGGGCAGCAGGCGGGGCTCCTCACCGGCCCGGCCTACAGCGTCCACAAGGGCGCGGACGCGGCGCTCCTCGCCCGCGGTCTTGACCGGGAGGACGCCCCGGTCGTCGCCATCTACTGGGTCGCCAGTCAGGACCACGACGCGGCGGAGGTCGCCTCCACCACCCTGCTTGACCACGCCGAGGAACTGCACCGCCTGACACTGGACCTGCCGGTGGGGGTGCCAGTGGGCCGGGTGCCGTGGCGGGCGGAGTGGACGGACGAGGTCCACGCTCTGCTGGACGGTTTCGACACGGCGCCCGAGTACCGCGAGGCGATGCGGGCGCGGGTGGAGCGGGCCTTGAAGGGTGGGGGCAGCTACGCCGACATGTTCGCCCGCATGATCCACGGCCTGCTCTCCCCCGCCGGGCTGCTCGTGCTCGACCCGCTGCACCCGGCCCTCGCGGCGCTCATGGCCCCCACCCTGGCCCGCGAGCTGGCGCGGCCCCTGGTAGGCCCAGCGCGAATCGAGGCGGCGGCGGCGCGGCTGGAGGCCGAGGGCTTCACCCCCCAACTGCGCCGCCCGGCGGGAGCCACGAACCTCTTTCTTGAGGAGGAGGACGGCGGGCGGCGGCTCCTAAGGCTGGACGGGCGAAAGTTCAGCACCGACACACGCACGTATACCCGGGAGGAGGTGCAGGCCATCCTGGAGACCGGCCCCTCACGCCTCACCCCGGCGGCGGGCCTGCGCCCGGTCGTGCAGGACGCGCTGCTGCCCACGCTCGCCTTTGTGGTCGGGCCGGGCGAGATCGCCTACGGGGCGCAACTCGCGGAGGTGTACGAGTTGCACGGCCTGCATCAACCCTTGCTCTGGCCGCGCCTGAGCGTGACGTGGCTGGAGCCGAACGTGGCGCGGCTGCTCACGCGGCTGGGGGCGACGGCGGCGCAGGTGCAGGCCGACCCGGAGGGGATACTGGGCCGCGCGCTGGCCCGGGAACGGGGAGCGGCGGCCGTCTCCACGGAGCGGCTGGAGGCACTGGACGCCGAGTTGCGTGCCCTTGCCAACAACCTCGCCGCCCTCGACCCGACGCTGGTGGGCGCCGCCGAACGCACCCGCAGCCGCACGACCGCTCGCCTCGCCCACCTCCAGACCCTCGCCGCCCGCGCCCTGGCCCGGCAGGAGGACGACCGGACGCGGCAACTCACGCGCCTGAAGCTGCACCTGCTGCCCAATGGGGTGCCCCAGGAGCGCGAGATGAACTTCCTGACCTTCCTGCTCAAGCACGGGGAGGCGCCGCTGAGGACCCTGCTCAGCCTCGCGCCGGGGACACAGGCGGAGTTGCCGATTCCCTGATGGTCAGGGAATGACCTGGGGTTCCGTGGCGCTCTCGCCGTACTCCAGGCTGTCCAGCAGGCACAGGGCGAGGGCTTCCAGGGCCGCCCGCCGCTCGCCAGGTGCGGGGGCGTTGAGGGCGACGTTGAGGTAGTCGGCGGCGGGGGCATCGCGTGCCACTAAGTCGATCAACCAGTGGCGCGGTTTGACCTCCCACCTGCCATGCCCGGTAAAGCGCACGGACCAGACGCCCGACGGCAGAGGCGGCCTGATGGGTGTGCATGGGTGTTCCGAGCATTCCACGCGCCTCGACCACTTCATCTACCAAGAAATGCCGCTCGGCGGGAGTGAGGGGACGGGGCACGGGGCCAGCCGCATACAGGGCTCGGGCCTCGGCCACCAGGGCGTCCAGATCGGGATGCGGCACCAGCACGCGGCCCTGGGCGAACATGGCGATGGCAGCGTGATCGGGCTCCGCGAACATCGCCCGGACTTTCCGCATTGGATTGTGGAAAGCCTCGACCGGCACCCCCTCCACCACGAAGCTGCCCCGCCAACGTTCATTCCCCGTCACGAGGGCATGCAGGTCCAGGTCGCTGTGGGCATCAGCCTCTCCCCGGGAGACGCTGCCGCACCACAGGACGGCGTAGACACCGGGTGTAGCGGTGACGCGGGCGAGCGCGTCGGGCAGGGCGGCTTCCAGACGAGGCTGGGCAGCGGGGTCAAGCATCGCCCCAGCTTAGTGTCACCCTTACGCCGTCGCGTACTCCTCCGTGGGCAGCCACTCCACCTCTACCCCCTGCTCGCCCAGCCACTCGGGAACGCTGTAGCGGGCGCGGGCCAGGCCGGAGAGGACTCGGTGGGCGGTCGTCACGGCGTGGCGGAGTTCGCCGTCGCTGATAAAGCCCGCCTCATGGGCGGCAAGCAGTTCCTCGGTGTCCACGATCTCGGCGGCCATGCCGTCGTGGACCAGGATGTCGAGGTAGTGGTCACGCACCGTCCAGAGGTCGCCCGACCGGGTGATCGTGGCGACATCAATGTAGTAGTCGTGTTCGCGCGGGCCGTGGAAATCGTAGCGGCAGACAACAATCCCCAGGGTGGGGAGCAGGTGCGCCTGCCAGTGCCGGATGCGGGGGTGAGCGACAAAGTCCCGCGCGACAAAGAGGCCTTGCCCGTGCTCACAGTACGTGTGGACGGGGCGGAGGCCGGTGTTCGTGTGATGTCGCCGCGCCGCCACCTCGTGCCGCTCTGTTTTGACAGGTTCCGCTCCGGGCATGAACTACCGTACCGGATCAGCCCCCCCTCCGGGCGTAAAGTTTGTCTCAACCCAGGCTTCACGAAACGGCAACCGTCAGCCCACGCCGGACTCAGAGGAC
It encodes the following:
- a CDS encoding Crp/Fnr family transcriptional regulator, which gives rise to MMSGPFGALPHEAQTQVVAAARVGRWARGGLLFHPEDPAETLFVLTRGSVRLYRLGAGAREVTLDVHGPGDLLGTGALLPGTAYGMYAEAMDDTEALLLGRETLSRLTHAHPAVGVALTEQVTRQTRGVQERLSALVFMEVSQRLALALLTLAEREGPWPDGGTLALRERVSHQDLAHVVGSTRETITKLLGDFRARGLLDLGYRRIILTDRAGLMTAAREPLR
- the bshC gene encoding bacillithiol biosynthesis cysteine-adding enzyme BshC → MRATRSIAAAYRAGDLPGFFRLGPGELAAAASETRPDVDRAALADALRAYHRDLGTLDPGVEAMLARLAHPASRVVVTGQQAGLLTGPAYSVHKGADAALLARGLDREDAPVVAIYWVASQDHDAAEVASTTLLDHAEELHRLTLDLPVGVPVGRVPWRAEWTDEVHALLDGFDTAPEYREAMRARVERALKGGGSYADMFARMIHGLLSPAGLLVLDPLHPALAALMAPTLARELARPLVGPARIEAAAARLEAEGFTPQLRRPAGATNLFLEEEDGGRRLLRLDGRKFSTDTRTYTREEVQAILETGPSRLTPAAGLRPVVQDALLPTLAFVVGPGEIAYGAQLAEVYELHGLHQPLLWPRLSVTWLEPNVARLLTRLGATAAQVQADPEGILGRALARERGAAAVSTERLEALDAELRALANNLAALDPTLVGAAERTRSRTTARLAHLQTLAARALARQEDDRTRQLTRLKLHLLPNGVPQEREMNFLTFLLKHGEAPLRTLLSLAPGTQAELPIP
- a CDS encoding DUF402 domain-containing protein, with the translated sequence MPGAEPVKTERHEVAARRHHTNTGLRPVHTYCEHGQGLFVARDFVAHPRIRHWQAHLLPTLGIVVCRYDFHGPREHDYYIDVATITRSGDLWTVRDHYLDILVHDGMAAEIVDTEELLAAHEAGFISDGELRHAVTTAHRVLSGLARARYSVPEWLGEQGVEVEWLPTEEYATA